In a single window of the Lodderomyces elongisporus chromosome 4, complete sequence genome:
- the ANP1 gene encoding Mannan polymerase II complex anp1 subunit (CAZy:GT62), with translation MSLSMGVKPYEYDDGFEDRSKMKSSDFNRSLQSILNYPYFKSLRDIIISLLIFILILVTILSRLFIFGSSYSPNLKGIDDTVQFFDLANYNGKPNGWQYEERVLFCVPLRDAAAHLPMFFDHMKKLTYPHHLIDLAFLVSDSKDDTMGALLRHLNQVQESPLQFGQIEIFEKDFGQAIGQGFSDRHGFAAQGPRRKLMARARNWLWSVALKPHHSYVYWRDADVETIPPTILEDLMHHDKDIIVPNVWRPLPDWLGNQQPYDLNSWQESDGGLQLADTLDEDACIVEGYVEYQTWRPHLAYLRDPYGDPEVEMELDGIGGVSILSKAKVFRSGSNFPAFSFEKHAETEAFGKLSKRMGFSVVGLPHYVIWHIYEPSQDDLKHMEWMASEEIRQQEEIKIKNKYDKVWDKAYVDVQGDWQKEKAKVLKNTDMSKVRKIQVDWSGSDDWHLDKNVKAGKN, from the coding sequence ATGAGTCTATCCATGGGGGTCAAACCATATGAATATGACGATGGCTTCGAAGACAgatcaaaaatgaaaagtagTGACTTTAACAGAAGTCTCCAGAGCATTTTAAACTACCCATATTTCAAATCACTACGAGATATAATAATTTCGTTGCTTATCTTTATTCTCATTCTCGTCACTATACTACTGCGTCTATTTATCTTTGGGTCATCGTATTCGCCGAATCTCAAAGGTATTGACGATACTGTCCAGTTTTTCGATCTTGCAAACTATAATGGAAAACCGAATGGATGGCAATACGAAGAACGTGTGCTATTCTGCGTACCTTTGCGTGATGCTGCAGCCCATCTCCCCATGTTCTTTGATCATATGAAGAAACTTACCTACCCACATCATTTGATTGATTTGGCTTTCTTGGTGAGTGATTCGAAGGATGATACAATGGGTGCACTTTTAAGACATCTCAACCAAGTGCAAGAGTCCCCTTTACAATTTGGTCAAATCGAAATTTTTGAGAAGGACTTTGGTCAGGCTATTGGCCAAGGCTTTAGTGATAGACACGGGTTTGCTGCTCAAGGACCCAGAAGGAAACTTATGGCTAGGGCTAGGAATTGGTTGTGGTCAGTTGCCTTGAAACCCCACCATTCATATGTCTATTGGAGAGATGCAGACGTGGAAACCATTCCACCAACCATATTGGAAGATTTGATGCATCACGACAAAGATATCATTGTGCCCAATGTCTGGAGACCTTTACCTGATTGGTTAGGAAATCAGCAGCCGTATGATTTGAATTCTTGGCAAGAAAGTGATGGAGGATTGCAATTGGCAGATACATTGGATGAAGATGCCTGTATAGTTGAGGGCTATGTCGAGTACCAAACCTGGAGACCTCACTTGGCATACTTGAGAGATCCATATGGAGATCCCGAAGTTGAGATGGAGTTGGATGGTATTGGCGGTGTGTCTATATTGTCGAAAGCAAAAGTATTCCGTTCTGGATCCAATTTCCCTGCATTTTCGTTTGAAAAACACGCCGAAACTGAGGCATTTGGAAAGTTGAGTAAACGGATGGGGTTCAGTGTTGTTGGCTTGCCTCATTATGTGATTTGGCACATATATGAACCATCCCAAGATGATTTGAAACACATGGAATGGATGGCTCTGGAGGAGATTCGACAACAAGaggaaattaaaataaaaaacaagtaCGATAAAGTTTGGGACAAAGCGTATGTGGACGTACAAGGCGACTggcaaaaggaaaaagcaAAGGTGTTGAAAAACACCGATATGTCCAAGGTTAGAAAGATACAAGTTGATTGGTCTGGTTCTGATGATTGGCATCTAGACAAAAATGTCAAAGCTGGGAAAAATTAG